TTATTTCAAAGGCCCGTCTGCTATAGCTTACAGTTTTGATAATCCGTCTGCTCCTGCAAAGGTAATTACCGGATTTGTCAAAAAAGCCAAGGTAGAAAAGCCGAGTATTAGATTTTCGCTGTTTGAGGGAAATTTTTATGGTCCGGATAGAGTTGAAGAGATAGCAGCATTGCCTTCGAAAAATGAGCTCTATGCGTTACTGCTTGGCGGTTTTAATGCACCCATATCGGGTTTTGTTGGAACATTGAGCGGCTTGCTTCAGAAATTTGTAGGAACTTTGCAAGCCATCAAAGAAGATAAAGATAAGGACGAGGCATAATACAGCGCTGATTAGGTCTTATTTTAAGTTTGGAGGATAATAAGGATGACCGAAGAGAAAAAACAGGGCGAGGCTGTTGAGGTTGAGGAAGAAAAGACTGAGGCCAAAGATCTGAGTAAAAATGCTCAGAAGGTTCTTGATGCAGTTAAGAAGCTTACTGTTCTTGAACTCGCAGAGCTCGTTAAGGCGATGGAAGACGAGTTTGGTGTATCAGCCGCTGCTCCTGTTGTTGCTGTAGCACCTGGTGCTGCACCTGCTGCCGGGGCTGAGGCTGCGGAAGAAGAGAAGACCGAATTTGATGTAGTTCTGAAAGATTTTGGATCTAACAAGATTCAGGTTATTAAAACTGTTAGGGCTATGACAGGTCTTGGACTTAAAGAAGCAAAAGAGCTGGTAGAATCCGCTCCCAATGCAAAAATTAAAGAAGGCGTCACCAAGGATGAAGCAGAAGACGTCAAGAAGCAGCTTGAAGAGGCTGGCGCCACAATCGAGTTGAAGTAGTTAATTAGTGTTTCCAATAAAGGAGAGTGGTTTTTATAGCCATGAAATACGTCCAGCGTAAATCCTTTGCGAAGATTGAATCTGCAGTAGGGATACCGGATTTACTTGATATTCAGCTCAAGTCTTTCAGGGAATTTCTTCAGCATGATGTAGAACCTTCGAAAAGAAAGAAGCAGGGGCTTCAGGAAGTGTTTGAGGGCCTTTTCCCCATAAGCGACACAAGAGAAAATTATATTCTTGAGTTTGTGGAATATTCTGTGGAAGAGCCTAAATATACTGTTGAGGAGTGCCGTGAGAGAGGTGTAACCTATGCAACTCCAATCAAAGCTAAACTGCGTCTTTCAATAAGAGACCCTTACAGTGAAAAGAAACGATATGTTGATACTATAGAGCAGGTCGTCTATCTGGGGCTATACCCCTTTATGACAAATAAGGGTACTTTTATAATAAATGGTGCTGAGCGGATTATAGTCAACCAGCTGCACCGCTCTCCCGGAGTCTTTTTTGATGAAAAAGAACTTACCAAGGGAGTAAAAGCCTTTTCTGCGAGGGTTATACCTTTTAGGGGATCCTGGCTGGAGTTTGTTGTTGATACAAACGATATAATGTACGTTTATATTGACCAGGGCCGTAAATTTCCTGTAACTACACTGTTAAGGGCTCTCGGCGGAAGCACTGATGAAGAGTTACTTCGACTTTTCAACATGATTGAAGAAGTTGATATTAAAAATTCCGAAATTAAAAAGTATATTGGGAAAAATGTTTTCTTTAATCAGGGTGATGTCGGTGTGGTTGACAAGGAGACCGGAGAGGTTGTTCTTGAGCATGGCAGCCAGCTTACTGAAGAAGTTATACCGACACTTAAGAAAATCGGGATAAAATCTCTTAGTTTTATTGTAACTGATGGCCGTGTGGATGGAGCTGAAATTATTTACAACACACTTGTAAAGGATGTTGTAAAAACAGAAGAAGATGCTATAGAGGCTATTTATCGCCAGCTTAGATCAGGAGAACCGCCTGATCTTGAAACAGCTCAGGCACTTATTGAGCGGCTTTTCTTTAATCCGAAAAGGTATGATCTGGGCCGTGTCGGAAGATACCGGTTAAATAAAAAACTTGGCTCCGACGTACCTGAAGATGTTACAGTTCTTACTAACGAAGATTTTGTATTAATTATCAAGCATCTTCTTAGCGTAAGAACCGGCGCCAAACCTACAGATGATATTGATCATCTCGGTAACAGGCGTGTTAGGACAATAGGTGAGCAGTATGCCGCACAGATGAATGTCGGTATGTCAAGAATGGCGAGGATGATAAAAGAGAGGCTGAATATAGGAGATAGTGAAAAGCTTACCCCTCAGGATCTTGTTAATGCACGTACTGTGATGTCCGTGATAAACACTTTCTTCGGTACAAGTCAGCTGTCTCAGTTCATGGATCAGACTAACCCTCTCGCAGAGATGACACATAAAAGAAGATTGTCGGCTCTCGGACCCGGTGGGCTTACACGGGAACGAGCCGGATTTGAAGTTCGCGATGTTCACTATTCTCATTACGGAAGGTTATGTCCTATTGAAACGCCTGAAGGCCCGAATATTGGGCTGATATCTTCAATCGCTACTTATGGCAGGATTAATGAACTTGGTTTCCTTGAGACACCTTACAGAAAGGTTGTAAAGGGAAGAGTTACTGACGAAATAGTGTACATGAGTGCTGATGATGAGGAAAATTATACAGTTGCACAGGCTAATGCCCCTGTTGATGAAAAAGGTAATTTTATAAATGACAGAGTAAAGGCAAGATATAGAGGTGAATTCCCTGAAGTAAAGCCTGAGCAGATTGATTATATGGATGTGTCTCCTAACCAGACTGTTAGCGCGGCAGCTGCGTTGATACCGTTTCTTGAACATGATGATGCAAACAGGGCACTTATGGGCTCAAATATGCAGAGGCAGTCTGTCCCGCTTTTAAAACCGGAATCTCCAATAGTCGGAACAGGAATGGAGAGGAAGGTTGCAGTTGATTCACGCTCTATGGCCGTTTCTGATGTTGACGGAAAAGTGGTTTATGTAGATGCCGATCAAGTCAGGATTGAGCCTGTCCGTAAGAGCGGAGGAGACCTTTTTGACTTTGAAGAAGATAACACGGTAACTTATAATCTTACAAAATTCCTGAGAACGAATCAGGATACAATGGTGAATCAGACTCCTCTTGTCAGCGTAGGAGAAAAAGTTCATAAGGGCGATGTGCTGGCTGACGGCCATGCAACGCAAAACGGCGAACTCGCTCTCGGCAGGAATGTACTTGTAGCATTTATCCCCTGGCGGGGATATAATTTTGAAGATGCAATTGTAATAAGTGAACGTGTTGTAAAAGATGATGTATATACTTCTATACACGTTGAGCAGTTTGAGCTTCAGGTCCGTGATACTAAGCGCGGCGAAGAGGAACTCACAAGAGAGATTCCCAATGTATCTGAAGAAGCTACAAAAGATTTAGATGAAAACGGAATAATCCGTGTCGGGGCAAAGGTCAAAGCCGGAGCAATTCTTGTTGGTAAAGTTACTCCAAAAGGAGAAACAGAGCCTACTCCCGAAGAAAAACTTTTAAAAGCGATATTCGGAGAAAAAGCCGGGGATGTAAAAGATGCTTCTCTGAAAGCTCCTCCCGGTATGAACGGAATTGTAATTGATACGAAATTATTTTCCCTGAAAAAGAGAGATAAGGAAACAAAGAAGAGAGATAAGGAACTTATTGAGAAAATTGAAGAGTGGGGAATAAGGGAGAAAAAACGTATCTGGGCTTTGCGGAACGATAAGCTTAGAAAAATTTTAAAAGATAAAAAGAGCCTTGGAATCAGAGAAGAAGAATCTCAGAAGATTGTAGTCAGAAAAGGGTTAACTTTTTCAGATTCGATTTTAGGAAAACTCGATTTTGATATCCTGGATTGGTCCGCCCCATGGGCAGAAGGTGAGGATGAAAAGAGCAGGATTGTAGAGAAAATTTACAAGGCATATAATAAAAAACTTGCCCAGGTTGAAGAAAAAATTAAGAGAGAGCGCGATAAAGTTGCGATAGGCGATGAACTTCCGCCTGGGATTATAAAACTTGTCCGTGTCTATATCGCAAGAAAGAGGAAGCTGCAGGTTGGCGATAAAATGGCAGGGC
The bacterium DNA segment above includes these coding regions:
- a CDS encoding 50S ribosomal protein L10 yields the protein MARPEKELVVDKVVEIFQKASGVFVTDYKGLNVEQISEFRNQCRENSVEYLVVKNTLARIAAKKVGRDEMIDYFKGPSAIAYSFDNPSAPAKVITGFVKKAKVEKPSIRFSLFEGNFYGPDRVEEIAALPSKNELYALLLGGFNAPISGFVGTLSGLLQKFVGTLQAIKEDKDKDEA
- the rplL gene encoding 50S ribosomal protein L7/L12, with the protein product MTEEKKQGEAVEVEEEKTEAKDLSKNAQKVLDAVKKLTVLELAELVKAMEDEFGVSAAAPVVAVAPGAAPAAGAEAAEEEKTEFDVVLKDFGSNKIQVIKTVRAMTGLGLKEAKELVESAPNAKIKEGVTKDEAEDVKKQLEEAGATIELK
- the rpoB gene encoding DNA-directed RNA polymerase subunit beta, with product MKYVQRKSFAKIESAVGIPDLLDIQLKSFREFLQHDVEPSKRKKQGLQEVFEGLFPISDTRENYILEFVEYSVEEPKYTVEECRERGVTYATPIKAKLRLSIRDPYSEKKRYVDTIEQVVYLGLYPFMTNKGTFIINGAERIIVNQLHRSPGVFFDEKELTKGVKAFSARVIPFRGSWLEFVVDTNDIMYVYIDQGRKFPVTTLLRALGGSTDEELLRLFNMIEEVDIKNSEIKKYIGKNVFFNQGDVGVVDKETGEVVLEHGSQLTEEVIPTLKKIGIKSLSFIVTDGRVDGAEIIYNTLVKDVVKTEEDAIEAIYRQLRSGEPPDLETAQALIERLFFNPKRYDLGRVGRYRLNKKLGSDVPEDVTVLTNEDFVLIIKHLLSVRTGAKPTDDIDHLGNRRVRTIGEQYAAQMNVGMSRMARMIKERLNIGDSEKLTPQDLVNARTVMSVINTFFGTSQLSQFMDQTNPLAEMTHKRRLSALGPGGLTRERAGFEVRDVHYSHYGRLCPIETPEGPNIGLISSIATYGRINELGFLETPYRKVVKGRVTDEIVYMSADDEENYTVAQANAPVDEKGNFINDRVKARYRGEFPEVKPEQIDYMDVSPNQTVSAAAALIPFLEHDDANRALMGSNMQRQSVPLLKPESPIVGTGMERKVAVDSRSMAVSDVDGKVVYVDADQVRIEPVRKSGGDLFDFEEDNTVTYNLTKFLRTNQDTMVNQTPLVSVGEKVHKGDVLADGHATQNGELALGRNVLVAFIPWRGYNFEDAIVISERVVKDDVYTSIHVEQFELQVRDTKRGEEELTREIPNVSEEATKDLDENGIIRVGAKVKAGAILVGKVTPKGETEPTPEEKLLKAIFGEKAGDVKDASLKAPPGMNGIVIDTKLFSLKKRDKETKKRDKELIEKIEEWGIREKKRIWALRNDKLRKILKDKKSLGIREEESQKIVVRKGLTFSDSILGKLDFDILDWSAPWAEGEDEKSRIVEKIYKAYNKKLAQVEEKIKRERDKVAIGDELPPGIIKLVRVYIARKRKLQVGDKMAGRHGNKGVVAKIVPVEDMPFLPDGSPVDIVLNPLGVPSRMNLGQILETTLGWAGSRLGIKYATHVFNGATEEEIKEEIKKAGIAPDGKSDLYDGKTGEKFDQRVTVGCIYMMKLSHLVEDKIHARSIGPYSLITQQPLGGKAQFGGQRFGEMEVWALEAYGAAHTLQEILTVKSDDVRGRAKTYEAIVKGENLPIPGIPESFHVLLKELNGLGLDVELR